One segment of Paenibacillus sp. FSL R7-0337 DNA contains the following:
- a CDS encoding alpha-mannosidase, which produces MERINRFIRECSQQQWLEYRVLDDWKVFSTIYRQPGHYDEAQPYSGSESFGLFPSVQGTTYYFRTTLDIPADWTDADTGLIFHSGGEGLLRVNGASRQGIDRNHTYASLNPETGGRHPEIEIELYDPIPEPDDPLNKQAVIQPPVRSITAALVRVNLPVQSLMYTVTVVRDSMLLLPEQDFRRVRMLEALHQAMDAYVNLGTDVSQAGKGIEAIEQELVAKVKAIGGNSEGFIHMIGQSHIDIAWLWPARETVRKTSRTFSSVHALMEEYPEYRYAQSQPQLFAYLKDNDPELYAKVKARIQEGRWELVGGMWVEPDLNIPSGESLMRQMLYGQRFYQEEFGQQSEIEWLPDTFGYCASLPQILKHGKVRYFMTTKLGWNDTNLFPYDLFHWVGIDGTALLSYMNHGVNENTLPKDIHEHWQSYRQKAVHSEQMLLYGHGDGGGGVTREMLEYLSRSELMVGQPASSYSTAADFFAGIEQAAPELPVWQGDLYLELHRGTYTTHARNKRNNRKAEILYREAELWQTLAGHGLTPQRREEVGEALHEGWKMILLNQFHDIIPGSSIPEVYETSDKEYKNIFILGESCLKSVMEAAVSAIDTRGEGQPYVILNGLGWTRDMVTELAVGSEVVPATVVVYDGNGTRLPAELTTEGKQTVLRVRVPEVPAFGYATVWLREEAQGADASDAGNNSISAANSDTFEDRWETGYYQLQFNELGEIISLYDKEAGREIVKSGEALNRLHFFHDRPILWDAWDIDSRYEEQPAGAAVLLEKRLLSTGPVCDVLFFRWSLGQSEIQQELILYHTDKRIDFKTKVEWHEAHKLLKVGFPIDVVTSKATYEIPFGALERTTHRNTSWEQAQYEVCGHRYADVSEHDYGVSLLNDCKYGYDTQGSTIRLSLLRAPRWPDHSADQGEHEFTYSLYPHNGDWRSAHTQRKAAELNHASYAVACEASAGQHPSTGSFLPYEGKQVVLDTVKLAEDGKGSILRLYESAGGRETVRISWPLPHSAIYLSNALEEETELLPDEDGVLTLDFHPFEIKTIKIIHPTID; this is translated from the coding sequence ATCGAACGGATTAACCGGTTCATTCGTGAATGCTCGCAGCAGCAGTGGCTGGAATACCGGGTGCTTGATGACTGGAAGGTCTTCTCCACCATCTACCGGCAGCCGGGACACTATGACGAAGCACAGCCTTATTCGGGCAGCGAGTCGTTCGGATTGTTTCCGAGCGTGCAAGGCACCACCTATTACTTCCGCACCACCTTGGATATCCCGGCGGATTGGACCGATGCGGATACCGGGCTGATCTTCCACTCCGGCGGCGAAGGGCTGCTGCGTGTGAACGGAGCCTCGCGGCAGGGGATTGACCGCAATCATACCTATGCTTCCCTGAATCCGGAGACGGGCGGCAGACACCCGGAGATTGAAATTGAGCTGTATGATCCGATCCCTGAGCCGGATGACCCATTGAATAAACAAGCGGTCATTCAGCCGCCGGTCCGGTCGATTACCGCAGCGCTGGTCAGAGTGAACCTGCCTGTACAATCGCTGATGTACACAGTTACCGTCGTCCGGGATTCGATGCTGCTATTGCCGGAGCAGGACTTCCGGCGCGTTCGCATGCTGGAGGCACTGCATCAGGCGATGGATGCTTATGTGAATTTGGGGACTGACGTTTCGCAGGCTGGCAAGGGGATAGAGGCGATTGAGCAGGAGCTGGTGGCAAAAGTGAAGGCCATCGGCGGCAACAGCGAAGGATTCATTCATATGATCGGGCAGTCGCATATCGACATCGCCTGGTTATGGCCTGCCCGGGAGACGGTGCGCAAGACCAGCCGGACCTTCTCGAGCGTACATGCGCTGATGGAGGAGTACCCGGAATACCGCTATGCCCAGAGCCAGCCGCAGCTGTTCGCTTATCTGAAGGACAATGATCCTGAGCTGTACGCGAAGGTGAAGGCACGGATTCAGGAAGGCCGCTGGGAGCTGGTCGGGGGCATGTGGGTCGAGCCGGATCTGAATATCCCGAGCGGGGAATCGCTGATGCGGCAGATGCTGTACGGACAGCGCTTCTACCAGGAGGAGTTCGGCCAGCAGTCCGAGATTGAATGGCTGCCGGACACCTTCGGTTATTGCGCCTCCCTGCCGCAGATTCTGAAGCACGGCAAGGTCCGTTACTTCATGACCACGAAGCTTGGATGGAATGACACGAACCTGTTCCCGTATGATCTGTTCCACTGGGTCGGAATCGACGGGACAGCGCTATTATCCTATATGAACCATGGCGTGAATGAGAATACGCTGCCGAAGGATATCCATGAGCACTGGCAGTCCTACCGCCAAAAAGCCGTTCACAGCGAGCAAATGCTGCTCTACGGACACGGCGACGGCGGTGGCGGCGTGACGCGGGAGATGCTGGAATACCTGTCGCGTTCAGAGCTGATGGTAGGTCAACCTGCCTCTAGCTACAGCACGGCGGCAGATTTCTTCGCAGGCATCGAGCAGGCTGCACCTGAGCTGCCGGTCTGGCAGGGCGATCTATACCTTGAGCTGCACCGGGGGACCTATACGACCCATGCACGGAACAAGCGCAATAACCGCAAGGCCGAGATTCTGTACCGGGAAGCTGAGCTATGGCAGACGCTGGCTGGACACGGGCTGACACCGCAGCGGAGGGAAGAGGTAGGGGAAGCCCTGCATGAAGGCTGGAAGATGATTTTGCTGAACCAGTTCCATGATATTATCCCCGGCTCGTCGATTCCTGAGGTCTATGAGACTTCGGACAAGGAATACAAGAATATCTTCATCCTTGGGGAGAGCTGCCTGAAGTCCGTCATGGAGGCTGCCGTATCGGCTATTGATACCCGTGGAGAGGGACAGCCTTATGTCATCCTGAACGGTCTGGGCTGGACCCGGGATATGGTAACCGAGCTTGCGGTTGGCTCTGAAGTGGTGCCTGCTACTGTCGTCGTCTATGACGGAAACGGAACACGGCTTCCGGCAGAGCTGACTACAGAAGGCAAGCAAACGGTCCTGCGTGTGCGGGTGCCGGAGGTTCCGGCATTCGGGTATGCAACCGTGTGGCTGCGGGAAGAGGCGCAGGGGGCAGACGCATCGGATGCAGGCAATAACTCAATCTCTGCGGCGAACTCCGATACGTTCGAAGATCGTTGGGAGACCGGTTACTACCAGCTCCAGTTCAACGAGCTGGGCGAAATTATCAGCCTGTATGACAAGGAAGCCGGGCGTGAGATTGTGAAGTCCGGGGAAGCGCTGAACCGGCTGCATTTCTTCCATGACCGTCCGATTCTCTGGGATGCCTGGGATATCGACAGCCGTTATGAGGAGCAACCTGCCGGAGCAGCGGTACTGCTGGAGAAGCGGCTGCTGTCCACAGGTCCTGTCTGCGATGTATTGTTCTTCCGCTGGAGTCTAGGCCAATCGGAAATCCAGCAGGAGCTGATCCTGTACCACACCGACAAGCGGATTGACTTCAAGACGAAGGTCGAGTGGCACGAAGCCCACAAGCTGCTGAAGGTTGGCTTCCCGATTGATGTAGTGACCAGCAAGGCTACGTATGAGATTCCGTTCGGCGCACTGGAGCGGACTACGCACCGTAACACCAGCTGGGAGCAGGCGCAGTATGAGGTCTGCGGGCACCGCTATGCCGATGTGTCGGAGCATGATTACGGTGTCAGCCTGCTGAACGACTGCAAATACGGCTATGACACGCAGGGTAGCACCATCCGTTTGTCCCTGCTGCGCGCACCGCGCTGGCCGGATCATTCGGCCGATCAGGGAGAGCATGAATTCACCTATTCGCTCTACCCGCATAATGGGGACTGGCGTTCGGCGCATACCCAGCGCAAGGCCGCTGAGTTGAATCATGCTTCCTACGCGGTAGCCTGCGAGGCGAGTGCGGGACAGCATCCGTCCACCGGCTCCTTCCTTCCCTATGAAGGGAAGCAGGTGGTGCTGGATACCGTCAAGCTGGCGGAAGATGGTAAGGGCAGTATCCTGCGGCTGTATGAATCAGCCGGGGGACGCGAGACCGTTCGGATCAGCTGGCCGCTGCCGCACTCCGCTATCTATCTGTCCAATGCACTGGAGGAAGAGACAGAGTTGCTGCCGGATGAAGACGGCGTGCTGACGCTAGACTTCCATCCATTCGAGATTAAGACGATTAAGATTATTCATCCTACTATAGATTAA
- a CDS encoding glycoside hydrolase family 3 N-terminal domain-containing protein encodes MLYRDRTQPVKERTEHLLGLMTPEEKVGQLVQLFGWQTYNHTDGTIELTEDFKRQIREGGVGALYGTLRADPWTGVTLESGLDARAGAEAVNSIQRYVLEHSRLGIPLLIGEECSHGHMAIGATVFPVPLLIGSTWNVDLYREMSRAVARETRAQGGSVTYSPVLDVVRDPRWGRTEECFGEDPYLIGEYAVASVEGLQGERLDSASSVGATLKHFVAYGSSEGGRNAGPAHIGKRELLEVDMYPFRKAVEAGAVSIMPAYNEIDGVPCTTNQELLEDILRGEWGFGGMVITDCGAIDMLASGHDTADSGEDAAVQALTAGIDMEMSGVMFGGYLLEALRSGRLDEQLVDQAAARVLELKFRLGLFEQPYADPDVAEQVIGSAEHAELARSVAAEGIVLLKNNGVLPLSKDKGTVAVIGPNADIGYNQLGDYTSPQPRDRVVTVLAGIRAKLAAQPERVGYAPGCRIKDSSTEGFELARKVAAEADIVVLALGGSSARDFGEGSIDLRTGASKVTENALSDMDCGEGIDRMSLHLSGVQLELMKQLKALGKPVVVVYINGRPIAEPWIDEQADAILEAWYPGQEGGHAIADILFGDVNPSGRLTLSLPEDVGQLPVYYLGKRSRGVRYLEGNSQPRYPFGFGLSYTEFSYSGLQVEPAVITADGTAEVTVEVENTGSRSGAEVVQLYISDLVSKVTRPAKELKGFRKIVLEPGEKQKVSFTLNAEHLSYIGTDYKLVVEPGSFHIGVGRNVNDTLNIDLTVTED; translated from the coding sequence ATGTTATATAGAGACCGTACACAGCCCGTCAAGGAGCGGACAGAGCATCTGCTTGGGCTGATGACGCCGGAAGAGAAGGTCGGCCAGCTGGTGCAGCTGTTCGGATGGCAGACCTATAATCATACAGATGGAACGATAGAATTGACGGAAGACTTCAAACGCCAGATCCGCGAAGGCGGCGTCGGTGCCTTATACGGAACCCTGCGGGCCGATCCATGGACAGGAGTTACACTGGAGAGCGGGCTGGATGCGCGGGCCGGAGCAGAGGCTGTGAATTCGATTCAGCGTTATGTGCTGGAGCATTCGAGACTGGGTATTCCTCTCCTGATCGGCGAGGAATGCTCGCATGGACATATGGCCATCGGGGCTACGGTATTTCCGGTTCCGCTGCTGATCGGCAGCACCTGGAATGTGGACCTCTACCGGGAGATGTCCCGGGCAGTAGCACGGGAGACCCGGGCACAGGGCGGATCCGTGACCTATTCCCCTGTGCTGGATGTGGTACGTGATCCGCGCTGGGGCCGGACCGAGGAATGCTTCGGGGAAGACCCATATCTCATCGGCGAATATGCCGTAGCTTCTGTAGAAGGACTACAGGGCGAGCGGCTGGACAGCGCGTCCAGTGTGGGCGCAACCCTCAAGCACTTCGTAGCCTATGGCAGCTCAGAGGGCGGCCGGAATGCCGGTCCGGCGCATATCGGCAAGCGCGAGCTGCTGGAAGTCGATATGTACCCGTTCCGCAAAGCGGTGGAAGCGGGAGCGGTCTCCATTATGCCAGCCTATAACGAGATTGACGGCGTGCCTTGCACCACCAATCAGGAGCTGCTGGAGGATATTCTGCGCGGCGAGTGGGGCTTTGGCGGCATGGTCATTACCGATTGCGGTGCGATCGATATGCTGGCCTCGGGCCATGATACAGCGGACAGCGGAGAGGATGCTGCGGTGCAGGCGCTTACTGCCGGAATTGATATGGAGATGTCCGGCGTCATGTTCGGCGGATATCTGCTGGAGGCGCTGCGCTCCGGGCGGCTGGACGAGCAGCTCGTGGATCAGGCGGCGGCGCGTGTGCTGGAGCTGAAGTTCCGGCTGGGCCTGTTTGAACAGCCGTATGCCGATCCCGATGTGGCAGAGCAGGTGATTGGCAGCGCAGAGCATGCAGAGCTGGCGCGCAGTGTGGCGGCAGAGGGAATTGTACTGCTGAAGAATAACGGAGTCCTTCCGTTGTCTAAGGACAAGGGGACAGTTGCGGTTATCGGGCCAAATGCGGATATTGGCTACAATCAGCTTGGCGATTACACCTCTCCGCAGCCGCGTGACCGTGTGGTTACAGTGTTGGCCGGAATACGGGCCAAGCTTGCCGCGCAGCCGGAGCGGGTAGGTTATGCGCCGGGCTGCCGGATCAAGGACAGCTCCACAGAGGGCTTTGAGCTTGCACGTAAGGTAGCTGCCGAAGCAGATATCGTTGTACTGGCTCTGGGCGGGTCAAGCGCCCGTGATTTCGGCGAAGGCAGCATCGATCTGCGGACCGGAGCCTCGAAGGTGACGGAGAATGCGCTTAGCGATATGGACTGCGGCGAAGGCATCGACCGCATGTCGCTTCATCTGTCCGGCGTTCAGCTGGAGCTGATGAAGCAGCTGAAGGCGCTCGGCAAGCCGGTAGTCGTTGTGTATATCAACGGCCGTCCCATTGCCGAGCCGTGGATCGATGAACAGGCGGATGCCATTCTGGAAGCCTGGTATCCGGGTCAGGAAGGCGGCCACGCCATTGCCGACATCCTGTTCGGCGATGTCAATCCGTCCGGCAGGCTGACTCTCTCCCTCCCTGAGGATGTAGGACAACTGCCAGTGTATTACTTAGGCAAACGTTCCCGGGGAGTACGCTACCTGGAAGGGAATTCGCAGCCGCGTTATCCTTTCGGCTTCGGACTCAGCTACACCGAATTCAGCTATAGCGGACTACAGGTAGAGCCAGCGGTGATCACAGCAGACGGAACGGCTGAGGTTACAGTGGAAGTAGAGAATACGGGCTCCCGCAGCGGTGCGGAGGTCGTGCAGTTATACATTTCCGATCTGGTCAGCAAGGTGACGAGACCGGCCAAGGAACTAAAAGGCTTCCGCAAGATCGTACTGGAGCCGGGAGAGAAGCAAAAGGTGAGCTTCACGCTGAATGCAGAGCATCTGAGCTATATCGGGACGGACTATAAGCTGGTGGTCGAGCCGGGAAGCTTCCACATCGGTGTCGGCAGGAATGTGAATGACACGCTGAATATAGATCTTACGGTTACGGAGGACTAA
- a CDS encoding carbohydrate ABC transporter permease: MSANVAKSRDFHRLSPVLSTIFNCIAGGFAILCIFPFLFVVLISFTDEGALARDGYRLIPAKWSLEAYKYVFSSGDTLLRSYGVTIAVTVIGTIVSLLIISLYAYAISRKSFKYRNFFAFFSFFTMLFNGGLVPTYIVVTQMLGLKDSIWALVLPLAVNAFYIMILRTFYITSVPDALIESAKIDGAGEFRTFLGIVLPLSLPGLATIGLFSTLGYWNDWFNALLYIDNPNLVPLQSMLMRIETSMQFILQNSQNSSLSLEALRSMPQDTSRMAMVVLATGPIIFAYPFFQRYFIQGLTVGAVKE, encoded by the coding sequence ATGTCTGCTAACGTTGCGAAATCGCGCGATTTCCATCGGCTGTCGCCGGTGCTGAGTACCATCTTCAACTGTATCGCCGGAGGCTTTGCCATCCTGTGTATCTTCCCGTTCCTGTTCGTTGTCCTCATCTCGTTCACGGACGAAGGGGCGCTTGCGCGGGACGGCTACCGGTTAATTCCGGCCAAATGGAGTCTGGAAGCCTACAAATATGTATTTAGCTCAGGGGACACGCTGCTCCGTTCGTACGGAGTGACCATTGCGGTAACCGTCATTGGTACGATTGTCAGCCTGCTTATTATTTCACTTTATGCCTATGCCATTTCACGTAAAAGCTTCAAATACCGCAATTTCTTCGCGTTTTTTTCCTTTTTCACCATGCTGTTTAACGGCGGTCTGGTTCCGACCTATATTGTGGTAACACAGATGCTGGGCCTGAAGGACAGCATTTGGGCGCTGGTGCTGCCGCTGGCGGTGAATGCTTTTTACATTATGATTCTGCGTACCTTCTATATTACCAGTGTGCCGGATGCGCTGATCGAGTCGGCCAAAATCGACGGCGCCGGAGAGTTCCGAACCTTCCTCGGAATTGTGCTGCCGCTGTCCTTACCGGGTCTCGCTACAATTGGCCTGTTCAGCACCCTGGGGTACTGGAATGACTGGTTCAACGCGCTGCTCTATATTGACAATCCGAACCTGGTGCCGCTGCAGTCGATGCTGATGCGGATCGAGACCAGTATGCAGTTCATTCTGCAGAACTCGCAGAACAGCTCGCTAAGTCTGGAGGCCCTCCGCTCCATGCCGCAGGATACCTCGCGTATGGCGATGGTGGTGCTGGCAACCGGACCGATTATCTTCGCATATCCGTTCTTCCAGCGTTACTTCATTCAGGGTCTTACTGTTGGGGCGGTTAAGGAGTAA
- a CDS encoding ABC transporter permease subunit — translation MGKIGKSAKDILRNKVLLFMVLPGTLWFLFFSYLPMVGTVIAFKQYRFSRDGFWASIINSKWVGWDNFKFLFSTNDAYLITRNTLLYNIAFIGLGLILSVLMAVVLSEIANKKLAKFYQTGMFLPYFLSWVVVGYFAFAFLSSERGLLNSMFGSNISWYSESKYWPFIIIFVFLWKAVGYNSVVYLAAIMGIDKSLYEAAMIDGASKLQQIRSITLPMLKPIIIIMTLLAIGKIFYADFGLFYQVPRDSGTLYSVTNVIDTYVYRGLKTTGEIGMSTAAGLYQSVVGFVLVLTSNYIVRKFDKDSALF, via the coding sequence ATGGGGAAAATAGGAAAGTCCGCCAAGGATATATTGAGAAATAAAGTGCTGCTGTTTATGGTTCTGCCGGGCACACTGTGGTTTTTGTTCTTCTCTTACCTGCCGATGGTGGGTACGGTCATTGCGTTTAAGCAGTACCGCTTCAGCCGGGATGGCTTCTGGGCCAGCATCATCAACAGCAAGTGGGTCGGCTGGGATAACTTCAAGTTTCTGTTCAGCACCAATGATGCCTATCTGATCACACGCAATACTCTTTTATATAACATAGCCTTCATCGGCCTGGGCCTGATTCTGTCGGTGCTGATGGCGGTGGTGCTGTCCGAGATTGCCAATAAGAAGCTGGCCAAGTTCTATCAGACAGGCATGTTCCTGCCGTATTTTCTGTCCTGGGTCGTTGTGGGATACTTCGCGTTCGCCTTCCTGAGCTCGGAGCGGGGCCTGCTTAACTCCATGTTCGGCAGCAATATCTCCTGGTACTCAGAATCGAAATACTGGCCGTTCATTATTATATTCGTATTCCTCTGGAAGGCCGTCGGCTATAACAGCGTGGTCTATCTCGCCGCCATTATGGGTATAGACAAATCCCTGTACGAAGCCGCGATGATCGACGGAGCCAGTAAGCTCCAGCAGATCCGCAGTATCACGTTGCCGATGCTGAAGCCGATCATTATCATTATGACGCTGCTCGCGATCGGGAAGATTTTCTATGCCGACTTCGGGCTGTTCTATCAGGTGCCGAGAGATTCGGGGACACTCTACAGCGTGACTAACGTCATCGATACGTATGTGTACCGTGGACTTAAGACTACCGGCGAGATCGGAATGAGTACGGCTGCGGGCTTATATCAATCAGTGGTCGGGTTCGTGCTGGTTCTTACCTCTAATTACATCGTGCGCAAATTCGATAAGGACAGTGCATTATTCTAG
- a CDS encoding ABC transporter substrate-binding protein — protein sequence MSKKKKHFSLLLTTLLTVSLALTACGGNSKNNAGGEAASGGNKASEATEKPVELIWYTIGPPQKDMDKVLTEVNKYTLEKINATLDIKMLDFGDYTQKMQVMAASGEPMDILFTSSWAFDYVQNARKGAFLQLDDLLKNQGKGIVDTIDPAFLEGSKVDGHNYAIPANKELPAQEVFRFNKELLDKYKLDLTSVKTMADLEPLLKTIKENEPGVTPYAMVKDFMPVMPFDYVIEKMPMAVYMDTKDYKVVNILETPDIKEALKTVRKFYQAGYISPEVATTSSVDDLYKAGKWFTDRASTQPMADNLWSASYGYPVVSTPASQPYIYNWSVMGSMQAISANSAYPEKAMEFLNLLNTDPKLRNMIDSGIEGVHYEKISDNMIKNLPDAKNYDMPTFSLGNIMINYLNEGDPENKWEEFKKFNDAGINAPLLGFNFDTSKVTNEIAAVQNVKEEFWAPLMTGSVDSEEYLTKANEKLKAAGLDKIIAEAQTQIDAWKAANNK from the coding sequence ATGAGTAAGAAAAAGAAACACTTCTCCTTGTTGTTGACAACGCTTTTAACCGTTTCACTGGCGCTAACGGCGTGCGGGGGGAACAGTAAGAACAATGCAGGCGGGGAAGCAGCTTCAGGCGGCAACAAAGCCTCGGAGGCTACCGAAAAGCCAGTAGAACTGATCTGGTACACGATCGGGCCACCGCAGAAAGATATGGACAAGGTGCTCACAGAAGTCAATAAATACACACTTGAGAAAATCAACGCAACACTGGATATCAAAATGCTCGACTTCGGCGACTATACGCAAAAAATGCAGGTTATGGCAGCTTCCGGTGAGCCGATGGATATCCTGTTCACCTCCTCCTGGGCCTTCGATTATGTGCAGAATGCACGTAAGGGTGCCTTCCTGCAGCTCGATGATCTGCTGAAGAATCAGGGCAAGGGCATTGTGGATACGATTGACCCGGCCTTCCTGGAAGGCTCCAAGGTAGACGGCCACAATTATGCGATTCCTGCGAACAAAGAGCTTCCGGCTCAAGAGGTCTTCCGCTTCAATAAAGAGCTGCTCGACAAATACAAGCTGGATCTGACCAGCGTGAAGACGATGGCGGATCTGGAGCCGCTGCTCAAAACGATCAAAGAAAACGAGCCTGGAGTCACTCCTTACGCGATGGTCAAGGACTTCATGCCAGTTATGCCTTTTGACTATGTGATTGAGAAGATGCCGATGGCTGTCTATATGGACACCAAGGACTACAAAGTGGTTAACATCCTGGAAACTCCAGACATCAAGGAAGCGCTTAAGACGGTCCGCAAATTCTATCAGGCGGGTTATATCTCCCCTGAAGTAGCGACTACCTCGTCGGTAGATGACTTGTACAAAGCCGGCAAATGGTTCACTGACCGTGCATCCACCCAGCCGATGGCTGACAATCTGTGGTCCGCAAGCTACGGGTATCCGGTCGTGTCCACACCAGCCAGCCAGCCTTATATCTACAACTGGTCCGTAATGGGCTCCATGCAGGCCATCTCCGCTAACTCCGCGTATCCTGAGAAAGCGATGGAGTTCCTGAACCTGCTGAACACAGATCCTAAGCTGCGCAACATGATTGACTCCGGGATCGAAGGCGTGCATTACGAGAAGATCAGCGACAACATGATCAAGAACCTCCCGGATGCGAAGAACTACGATATGCCTACCTTCTCCCTGGGTAACATCATGATCAACTATCTGAATGAAGGCGACCCTGAGAACAAATGGGAAGAATTCAAGAAATTCAATGATGCTGGTATCAACGCACCGCTGCTCGGCTTCAACTTCGATACGTCCAAGGTGACGAATGAAATCGCCGCTGTTCAGAACGTGAAGGAAGAATTCTGGGCACCGCTGATGACCGGATCTGTAGATTCGGAAGAGTACCTGACCAAGGCTAACGAGAAATTAAAGGCTGCCGGTCTGGATAAAATTATTGCCGAAGCTCAAACACAGATCGACGCCTGGAAAGCAGCGAATAATAAGTAG